Proteins co-encoded in one Medicago truncatula cultivar Jemalong A17 chromosome 8, MtrunA17r5.0-ANR, whole genome shotgun sequence genomic window:
- the LOC120577566 gene encoding pentatricopeptide repeat-containing protein At4g21065 — translation MYAKCGDVGSAGKVFDEMPQRDAFSWNSMMACYDGEVDEALKVFRQIKDPIVISWTTLISGYTGVGKHVVALELFREMVNVGMILPDVGALSGILVSCRFLGDLSSGREIHGYGIRNMLWNNAFYKSAGPALLTLYARCSRLHDAEKVFRMMDKSDVVTWNAMILGYIDMGLGHLALEHFREMQGKGVRIDNTTISTILPVCDLRCGKQIHAYIRKSNFNCTVEVYNALVHMYSIRGCIEYSYSVFSTMVKKDLVSWNTIIGGFAMHGLGQTSVKLLQEMSDSGISPD, via the exons ATGTATGCTAAATGTGGTGATGTTGGGTCTGCGGGgaaagtgtttgatgaaatgcctcAAAGAGATGCTTTTTCGTGGAATTCGATGATGGCGTGTTAT GATGGGGAAGTTGATGAGGCTTTAAAGGTTTTTCGACAAATTAAGGATCCTATTGTTATTTCTTGGACGACGTTGATCTCGGGTTATACGGGTGTTGGGAAGCATGTTGTTGCTTTGGAATTGTTTAGGGAAATGGTGAATGTTGGGATGATTCTCCCTGATGTTGGCGCTCTTTCTGGTATCCTTGTTTCGTGCAGGTTTTTAGGGGATTTGAGCAGTGGGAGGGAAATTCATGGTTATGGAATCAGAAACATGCTTTGGAATAATGCGTTTTACAAGTCTGCTGGTCCTGCCTTGTTGACATTGTATGCTCGGTGTAGTAGACTTCATGATGCTGAAAAAGTGTTTCGTATGATGGATAAATCTGATGTTGTTACGTGGAATGCGATGATTTTGGGTTACATTGACATGGGGTTGGGTCATTTGGCTTTGGAACATTTTAGAGAAATGCAAGGAAAAGGTGTGAGAATTGACAACACAACTATATCTACTATATTGCCTGTTTGTGATTTGAGATGTGGAAAACAGATACATGCGTATATTAGGAAAAGCAATTTCAATTGTACGGTTGAAGTTTATAATGCACTGGTTCATATGTATTCGATCCGTGGATGCATTGAATATTCATATTCTGTGTTTTCTACTATGGTTAAGAAAGATTTGGTTTCGTGGAACACTATTATTGGAGGGTTTGCAATGCACGGACTTGGCCAAACTTCTGTGAAGCTTTTGCAGGAAATGAGTGATTCGGGAATCAGCCCTGATTGA